The Chryseobacterium sp. LJ668 genome segment GATACAGATTTCAGAATTAATGAAAGAAAATTTAAGTTTTCAGGAAGCATTTCTTAAAACTAAAGTTGTGTGGCAATATGAATTAGAAATGGTGAATGCTGATGCCTTGTCATTCAAAAAAATTGCAAGAATAGAGAAGACAATTTTAAAGTCTAGATTCAGAAATATTATTTTTTCTTCAATAGCCTTTTCTTTGATTGGCATGGGTGTGTTTTTATTTCTGAATGATTATTTTTATATCATTCAAATCGGTTTAGCACTTCTTTCCCTTTCAATGCTTTTATACAATTTTGCATTCAAAAAATTGAAATTCAGAGAATACATCGAATTGAGTTTTCATCCTTTGATTTTGAAGAACTTTTTTATAGGATGTATTTTATTTTTTATTGTAGGTTTTTTTTCTCAAAATATACATTTTTGGGAATTTGGGATAAGGAAGGTTTTTGGCGTATATGGTATGTTGGTACAGATTCAGTTATTATATTTCAGAAGCAAAAAAGTAAATGTTTTAATTTAAGTGTTTTAAATAATTACCTCAGTAGCAGAAAGTAAAAAGACAGATGTCTAACTGAACAAGCTTTACTGGATATTTTGCTGGAAGTTAGTGACAAAATGACTGCGCAAATTTTAAATATTCAGATTGATAAAAACCTGAGTTTTGAAAACACTTTTTAAACTTGAATTACATTGACGATGAATTTAAGATGAATCATATTTTGCTTTTTCTCTTGAGTATATTCCTGTAATTTTCAAAAGCATTATCAAAAATTCAAAATTTCATCGAAACTCTATAAATTAGTTTATGTTTTGATTAGTAGAAATACGTTCTATCATATCGGTAAAATTTTTGATCTCACGATGAGGTTTGAAGGTTGTGCTTTTCCCTTTTTCTTCATCAGCAATATTTGAAAGAATGATGACAGAAGTTTTTGTCTCGGGATAATAAATATTTAGCGAGGGCGAGCCTTTTATATAACCGCTGTGAAAATACGCTGCAGGTTTTCCCATATTCATCATAATGCCGTATCCATATCCCATTTTTCCGAAAATCGGGTGTTGTCTTTCAGCACTTTTCAGTAAGAATTTTTTTAATGTTTCGGGTTGTATTATTTTTCCCGAGTAAAGAAGATTGTTCCACCGATGCAAATCATCAACTGTAGACAAAATTCCGCCTGCAGCAATTCCGATTTCTTTTCCGCCTAATCTTTTAGGCATATTGTGCATGATTTCAAAGTTTTTTTCATTTCCTAAATAAGCTCCGGCAAAATTCTCACTATCAAACAGATTTCCCGTAGATGAGTTTTTCAGACCCGCTCTTTTGAATAAATCAATCACATTTTCATCATAGGATTTCCCGGTTACTATTTCTATAATTTTCCCTAAAGCATTGTAGCCATCATTAGAATAGTGGAAATCTTTTCCGTTTGCAAACATCAATTTCTGACCCAAAGTATTAAGTCCTGAAGTGTGATTTAAAAGTTGATGGATCGTGATATTACCGTATTCTTTGCTTTGAAATTCTTTGAGATATTTTGAAGCCTGATCGTCTAAAGTAAGCTTGCCTTCTTCCATTTTTAATAAAATAAGAACCGCGGTGAATTGCTTGCTTACTGACCCGATAGCGAAAACTGTTTTATTATTAATCGCTTGTCTATTTTTAAAATCTGCAAAACCATTATTCCGTAGGTATAATTCAACAGTATCTTTGAAAACACCGACACTGCCGTTGAAATTGTATTGATTAAAAATAGAATCGATTTGAGTTTTATATAATTTTTGTTGAAATACGACAACACCAGAATCCGCAATTGCTTTTCTGTTAACTGGTTGTATAGTCTCAGTTTTTTGACAGGAAAATAGAAGGCAAATAAAACTAAGAATGATTAAAAATTTCATGATGTGCTTTAGATATCTAAAGTTATAAAAAATAAAAAATATCAAAATATGGACGGGAAAAGTTTGAGAAAACCAACGTTTAAGTTTACTGAAGATGCTTAGCTAATAAAACTATTTCGGTTTTACAAAAACTATGTAAATATCTTCTATCTGTTCTTTACTTGTGAAAAACTTTACATATTCTTTTGGGATGTAGTGTATGTCATATCTGCTGTAGTACATCCAATAACTTTTGTTGAATGATTTATGGTCAATTTTTTTACCATCTAAAACAATAAGAGACTTTTCTGT includes the following:
- a CDS encoding serine hydrolase domain-containing protein, whose protein sequence is MKFLIILSFICLLFSCQKTETIQPVNRKAIADSGVVVFQQKLYKTQIDSIFNQYNFNGSVGVFKDTVELYLRNNGFADFKNRQAINNKTVFAIGSVSKQFTAVLILLKMEEGKLTLDDQASKYLKEFQSKEYGNITIHQLLNHTSGLNTLGQKLMFANGKDFHYSNDGYNALGKIIEIVTGKSYDENVIDLFKRAGLKNSSTGNLFDSENFAGAYLGNEKNFEIMHNMPKRLGGKEIGIAAGGILSTVDDLHRWNNLLYSGKIIQPETLKKFLLKSAERQHPIFGKMGYGYGIMMNMGKPAAYFHSGYIKGSPSLNIYYPETKTSVIILSNIADEEKGKSTTFKPHREIKNFTDMIERISTNQNIN